CGTACTGCCAACGCAGCGTCCCGATGCACCCTTGCACCTGGTGATCGATAGTACTGGACTGAAGGTGTACGGCGAGGGCGAGTGGAAAGTGCGCAAGCACGGCTATTCGAAACGCCGGACATGGCGAAAGGTACATCTTGCGATGGACGCGAACACCGGTCAGATCTGCGCTGCACTGATGAGCCATCAGGACGAAGGTGATGGCGAAGTGTTGCCCGATCTGCTCGACCAGATTCCGGCTGATGTGGTGATCGATTCCGCCGCGCGAGGGAGCGAAGCCCTGGCCAGATAGCACGCCCGGTGCCGCCTGGCGCAATGCAGCTATCGACGCTATCGGGAGAAGCAGCAGGCGCGAATGGAAACTGGCGACTGGCTACCACCGGCGCTCGCTTGCCGAGACCTTGATGTACCGGCTCAAGGTACTCACGGGCCCGTGCCTGTGGGCTCGTGAAACTGGATCGCAGGCGACCGAAGTATCGATTCGTGCGGGCGTGCTTAACCGCATGACGGCACTCGCTCGCCCGCAGTCCGTCCGTATCGCCTGAGATCGAAAGCACAGGGGTCATGTTGTCTCTACGCCTGATTAACGCAACAACGCCGAGTTGCGCGACGAGCGACCGCCGATCAAGATGTGCCGAGTCCCCCACGCTCTGCTATTCGTTCGCGGCCTCTTCCCACGCCTCTCCGATGCTGGGCGTCTTCTTTCGCATTACATCTTTCCGATGCGACGCTACAAGCGCGTTCGCGAGAATAAGCACGTACTCACGATCGCGTAATTTCCCGCGATAGTCGAAATCATCAGGGAGATCCTGTGTCTCTACATCCAGATCTATAATCAGCCCCGAAATGATCGACATCATCATCTTTTGGAACCGCTGTCGCATCTCCGGTTTTCGCACGTATTTGCTCGGGGCTGAAATAATGTCTTTGCCGACAGCATCCTGCTCGAATATCCGGCGAACAGCGAGGAGCATGACAAACATCGTCAAAACGTATTTCCCAACAAGTTGATTTTTTAACTCGGGGAGTTTTTCGCGCAGCACTTCTGCTATCTCATGAAGTTGCACAATTTTATCGGCCGTCACATCCGGCCTGCCGAATATTTCTGTATAGCGGTCCTCGAAAATTTGATATTTCCGATGGGTGGTCCATGGCTCCTCCAAATCAAACGCAATCAGCAACAATCCAGCGTCTTCATTCGAAATAGAAACGGTATTTTCCGCTTGGGGCTCGCCCCGCTTTACCTCAAAAACGTATTCGCCGGCGTAAAATTTTTCAAATTCCTTCTGCAATCTAGTTTGAATTGGATGATTTGATTTAAAATCCCTGGCTTTTACTCCATTTTGATTATTTGAATAAGTTGTGATCAACTCAGAGAGATCCGAATCAACTCTTACTTGAATAAATTTGGTAAGGACGCGCAGATCGCCAGAAACATAATTGCGATTGAGGTAGAGCGCATTTAGGCTTTGGCAGCCGTTGACGACATAATAATCCTTAATACTCAATCTCTTGTCGTCGTGGGATACGGATCTTGCAAGCACCGTAATGCCGTTGTGAAACAAAGGAAATGCTTTATGAAGAGCAGGATTTCGAATGCTTTTGGCGATATCTTTATTTACCTTCGTGTTTCCCAGCGATGCTCTTACATTCGCAGAGAACAACGATTGATCCGCAATACCGCCCAATTTAACTAGATCGGATGCAAGGACGGGTCCGATTGCAGCCTTTGTCTCCCCATCTACAGCATAATCACTGATAGTAATGCCGAATATATCAAACTCGGCCACACCGGTGTGCATCTGCTCCTTCTGGTCGGAAATGTAAGTCCCCTCCATTTCACCGCGTCCGACGAATTTTATTGGTACCGTTTTCAGATAAGCCAAACCATTATGATCAATGTCCAGATTTGCAACAAAGACGCCACGCACGTCGTAGTCCTCGATTTTCTTGAGGAGATCAAGTCGCTTGATTAGCGATGCAACCTGTACATCGCCAGCGCTGCTCACGAGGTTTTGAAGAGACTCAACCGACTGGAATTGAGCCAGAGTTCCATGGAATTCCTTTAGCTGAGTGTCGCCAATACTAGAGTTTTCTTTTTGACTAATTTTGCTTTGGAATATATCAATTGTACCGGCGCCCTCGTTAACATAAATTCCATCCACCCCTTTGTCACCAGGCTGATCGCAAATGCAGTCGATGGCCTCGAGGTCGTCAAGTCGATAGTAGTTAGCGAGGTACCACGCCAAGAATGCAGCGCTTTCCGTCCGCTTTTCACTCTTGTATGGGGCAATAATATCCAGAATGGCAGGATAGCTCAGGGTCGGTTTCATACTTAAATCGCAGTTTGTGTATTCGGGAAGCGTTAAATAGGTGTAACGGCCAAAGCAGCCTTGCGCGATACAACCACTATAACAGGGACAGTGGCACCGCAACACGGTGTCAACGTCGATCAATTCTCGTAATTTCGAGTTCCGTTGCGCGCCTGATGCCCGCATCGAATGACAGCCAGTGCGGGCGTCGGCGTCGACCGTGTCATCTGCGGCGGCACAAGCGGACGCTCACAGACTAAATGCAAATGGCTGGAGTGGGTGGCATATTGACCACTACAGTGGGGCACTCGGCTTGCCAGGGAGCAAATTCATCGCGCAACTGGGTCAGATCAGGCAACCGGTCAGCGTCAAGTAATGCATCGAGCCGCTCGGCAAGCAACGCCTCGACTCCGTGGTGCGCGGCCAGTTCGAGCAGACCAACCATGGTTCTGCAGGCCTGACGCTGCATCAGTTGTGAGTCCAGCCGCTCCCATGCCCGGCGGTAGGCATCGCGCGGAAACAGTGCATCCCGGAAGACCAGCCCCGCGAAGGCTTGGGGCTTTCGCTTAAGGGCGTCGATGAAGTGCCGGTAATCGATTTCGCGGCCGCGCCCGTTGGGAGACCGGGTGCCACGCGGCATGGTGTGCACGAGCGCGCTGGACAGATAGCAGTCGAGCCTGTCGCCATACAGCCTGATCTTCAGATGATGCCCGACCAAGCGCGACGGCGCGCTGTACAGCACACCCTGTACGGTAGAGGTACTGCAGCGGGTGACGAACGCCTGCTCCTCGACGAAGTCAGTCGTGCGATAGTCCGGCAGATCCAGCAGGTGTTCGCGCTCGACACGGAAAGCTGCGCCCTGTTCGCCCAGTTTCAACACGCTGCGGTACCTTCGATATCCGATCGCATTAATCGTTGCGACCAGAGTTGCCCGAGGGTGTGCAGTCCCACGTCAGCGAGCCGGACTGCGACCGAGGTGTCGAACCGCCATGTTACGTGGCGCTCCGGCTTCGGATCCTTGATGAGCAGCCGTTCGAGTTCGGCGAGTGCGACAATCTGGCGCTTGCGCAGGCGCTGGTTGCTCGCCTGCCGGCGCACGGCGGCCGCGTTGGGCGGGAATGCGCATCCGGAGAATTCGGCTACGCTAGGGGCGAGGGTCGGGAGGCAACCTCTCTGGGGTCAGGAGTCGCTTCCCGCTCGACATTCGATCGATGCCGGCAACCGGTTGGCGAGGTGCTTGGAAGAGCCGATCGTGCCCGGGCCGCCATACAAGATATTCAATCCATGGACAATGGCAAATATTCGCTTACGTACAAGGGTAACTAGCGCGATCGGATTGGTCACTGGAAATCCGCAAATCCACGATCCACCGCTTCGCAAAAATGGAACTTTTGTCTGTCTGCGGGTTTTCCATATGTCATATCTTCTGGAATTTACCTAGTATCAAACGTGGCTGGTCGTCGCTGTCTTCAGACTTAATTCTCGAAAGATTTGTGTGTTTTCGGATGATTATTAAAAGTGATAACTGATCCGAGACAATAAATGTTCTTATTGGCGTGTGCATAGTATATGCAATGCGGAAGCGGCGAAACGCGGGACTTCTTTTTCAGTTCGCAGATCGTTTTCTCGCATTGCCGGAAAGGTGGTAATTAACGTATCAAAAACTCCATACTTACTGCACGTGAGGGCGACATGGAAAATAACCTGTCAACCACTATTTGCGCTCTACTCTCGTTGGTGCCACTCTGCACTGGATGCTCGTACCTCGAGACTCGACCCGGCCATCCGGAGAGCTACAATAAGTATTACGACGAAAAACAGAAATGGGACACTACCATTCAAAAATCCCAGGACGCTGCCGCCAGCGCCGCTGAGACTGCAACTCCTGTATATAGAGTTGCCAAAACGCCCATTGACATATGGAAGGCTCGCGGATACGCATACAATTTCCATCTGCAGTACAAGGCAGCATCCTTTAAGGCGCAGGATGTTGAAGACGTGCTAGCTGTCCCCGTATTCGGGCTGGCAGTTGCAACGGTAGCGGTGGGGTTGGCGCATGTCGGCACCGCTGCCGTTGCTGGCACGGCGCTCGGCGGTGCAGCGCTTGGCGCTGGAGTAGCATATCTTCGTCCTGATAAAGATGTCGCCACAGATCAGGCTGCCGATGCAGCACTGCTTTGCGTTGTAGATCAATCCAAGGATCTCAATAATATCTCCGCAATCCCGCTTGTTTTAGACGTGGCCGCATTACAGGATGCATTGGACAAAATGCGCACGGATGCTGGCGCATTAATGGTCAGCACTAAATCGACCGATCAGCAGGCTCAGAAAGCGTTTGCAGATGCGGATTCAGCGGCGGAAAGTGCGATTAAAGCTGTCAATGCGGCGATTTCAGCCTATGTGGCTTTGCCTGGGAATATTTACGCGGCGGCCGATGCCATAGA
The sequence above is drawn from the Paraburkholderia sp. BL23I1N1 genome and encodes:
- a CDS encoding AIPR family protein, with amino-acid sequence MKPTLSYPAILDIIAPYKSEKRTESAAFLAWYLANYYRLDDLEAIDCICDQPGDKGVDGIYVNEGAGTIDIFQSKISQKENSSIGDTQLKEFHGTLAQFQSVESLQNLVSSAGDVQVASLIKRLDLLKKIEDYDVRGVFVANLDIDHNGLAYLKTVPIKFVGRGEMEGTYISDQKEQMHTGVAEFDIFGITISDYAVDGETKAAIGPVLASDLVKLGGIADQSLFSANVRASLGNTKVNKDIAKSIRNPALHKAFPLFHNGITVLARSVSHDDKRLSIKDYYVVNGCQSLNALYLNRNYVSGDLRVLTKFIQVRVDSDLSELITTYSNNQNGVKARDFKSNHPIQTRLQKEFEKFYAGEYVFEVKRGEPQAENTVSISNEDAGLLLIAFDLEEPWTTHRKYQIFEDRYTEIFGRPDVTADKIVQLHEIAEVLREKLPELKNQLVGKYVLTMFVMLLAVRRIFEQDAVGKDIISAPSKYVRKPEMRQRFQKMMMSIISGLIIDLDVETQDLPDDFDYRGKLRDREYVLILANALVASHRKDVMRKKTPSIGEAWEEAANE